Within Tenebrio molitor chromosome 3, icTenMoli1.1, whole genome shotgun sequence, the genomic segment CATACAAGTCTTGGGATTAAAAATTGTACGTTGTGCCGTTTTTTTAACAGTTTGACAACAGATGTTTACAGGATGTCCCCACGTATGctacaaatttatgtttagatCACAGTAAAGGGAATGTAATTCCTATTGATTGGATTTACACTCCCATTATAGTACTCTATTCAAACCAACAGCAGAACAAACAAAATCCAGCCGAGAACGAACAAGTTTTCGTTATTCGTAACTGTTTACGGTGGGTTTTGATATATGAAACGTATTTCCCGGATCTGGCAACTGCCATAAATCCGACCGATCGGTTTTGTCGAATCGCATGTGTTTTCCTCGGTAgcgataatttatttttgatagaCGAAATACACAATCTGCTGCAGTTGTGTCTCAATAACATAATCAAGTGCGAACATGGTATTAACTTTGACAAAGAAATCCaaggtgattttttttatattgtaaaaCGTAACATTTCTCATTTTTGTTCGTCTTTTTTTGTAGGATTGAATAATTTCCAGGACTTTTACACGCAATTATTGGAACAATATCAGGGTGTCAGCTATGGAGACGtactttttggaaattttattcttctACCTTTGGCACAGCGACATTCGTTAAAGTGGCGGAAAACTTTGTGGTCAGAATATTTGGGTGTTGTCGAGATTTTTAACGTGACTGTTGAACAAAGTGTTTGTCCACTTGAAGTGTTTTTGACTCCAAATGAAGAGgatttatctttgttaaaatGCTACAGAAGAGCACTTGTTAATAATTCTGTCAGAAAACActcaattttgtttaatataGCAAAGCATCATGTTGAACAGTATATTTcaacggaaaaaaataaacgatgattttttaagaaaagttgtttttcaattttggatCTAGTGTTCTAATGTGGGGGTTTTCGAGTTATTAGGttgataatttaattgataatttaatttatttatttatttacactacgaaatttgtattttattatttataataggaaaaaaattgttatataatctgtttcaaaatcaaaaatccaccacccgttgaattatgttggcagaaaaaaagaaatccctagaaaaagtttaatttttttgagttggctcaacctcccgccaaaatttgacattgaactgttgagtttattctcgaaacacaaaataattattatgtacaaaaaggttttagctaccatatcatactttttgagtgaaataataaaatgagaataaaaaaacacgatgaactacgaccaaaacgactgtccaacagttttctCTCATaatcccacttttttctgacacttacagacacactaaaaacaaaagtcggcgacgttgtcggatgtattttcgaggtagaatgcgttggtggatttttgattttgaaacagattataaatTAATGAGCGTGATTTCATATTCTGTATACATATGTGGTTGGTATCACTGTGTCACTAGTGTTTCGGACGTCCATGTTTGCTAGTGAAAAATGGCGTTGTGTTGTGCTcgtaagttttaattttttttattgaccaAAACTCGTAATGAATTacataaattgtaaacatCATATTTAATAACGAGACCTATACGACCATTAGTAttgcgacattttttttcgcaaattTGAACTTATTGATTTTCAGTATCGAACGAAGTGCCGGAACACCCGGTAGTTTCGCCCTCGTCGGGGGCGATATTTGAAAAGCGACTGATCGAAAAGTACATCCAAGAGCACGGAAAAGATCCCATCAGTGGCGAGGAGTTGACCGTCGAGAAACTGATCGAAATAAAGAGTGAGTTTTGACCTATATTAGGCccctttttgtaatttaaatgtaGCCCCCCCGATCGTCAAGCCGAAACCACCGAGCGCCACCAGCATTCCGGCGACGTTGAAACTCCTCCAGGACGAGTGGGATGCGGTGATGCTGTATAGTTTCACCCAGAGACAGCAGTTGCAAACAGCCCGGCAAGAGCTCAGTCACGCTCTGTACCAACACGACGCGGCATGTCGCGTCATAGCACGCCTCAACAAAGAGGTGACAGCCGCGAGAGAAGCTCTGGCGACCTTGAAGCCTCAAGCTGGAATCACGACGGTACCGCAACCGGCGGTGGCAGCGGAGGCTGGCGGTATCGCCAATCAACCAACAGAACAAGCAGGAATGACAGATGACGTCATCGAGAAACTTCAAGATAAGGCGTCGGTTTTGACGCTGGAACGCAAGAAACGGGGCAAGACTGTTCCAGAGGAGCTGGCAACGCACGAACAATTGATGGCGTTCAAGACTTTGGCCTCGCATCCGGTTTGTACATTTTCAAGTGTGTTTAGGACAAACAGTAAAGTTCAATTTGTGTTGTGCAGGGGTTGCATTCGGCAAGCGTTCCAGGAATCTTGGCTCTGGACGTCCATAATTCCGACACAAGTAAAATTTTGACAGGCGGTAACGACAGAAACGCGACAGTTTTTAACAAAGACACGGAACAGGTAGTGGCGATTCTTAAAGGTCACACAAAAAAAGTCACCAAGGTTATTTATCATCCGGATGAGGATCTTGTTATAACCGCGTCGCCAGATTCCACGATTCGCGTGTGGAACGTACCAACATCCCAGACTACTTTGCTGCTGCGCGCGCACGAAGGTCCCGTTACCGGATTGTCGCTTCACCCGACTGGCGATTATGTTTTGTCAACTTCCGATCAGCATTGGGCATTTTCGGATATCCGCTCGGGGCGCTTGTTGACGAAGGTCGCCGATCAGACGAACATCCCTCTCACTACCGCGCTTATTCATCCCGACGGATTGATTTTCGGGACCGGAACGGCCAATTCGCAAGTGAAGATTTGGGATTTGCAAGAACAAAAGAACGTGGCTAACTTCACGGGACACTCGGGAGCTATCACCACGATCGCGTTCTCAGAAAACGGGTTTTATCTGGCGACGGCGGCAGATGACGCTTGCATCAAATTGTGGGATTTGCGAAAGTTGAAGAACTTCAAGACTTTGCAACTAGATGAAGACTATCAAATTAGGGATTTGTGTTTCGACCAAAGCGGAACATATTTAGCAGTAGCCGGGACCGACGTCAGGTGAATATATTTGAAAGCGGAGCGGTTTTGTAATTgtgcaattatttttgttgttgcagGGTGTATTGGTGTAAGCAGTGGCAAGAGCTGAAAGTTTTTAATGACCACACTGCTACGGCAACGGGTGTTCGATTCGGGAAACACGCTAGGTTTATAGCTTCTACCTCTATGGACAGAACCCTGAAACTCTATGGACTAGAATAAGAATACTTATTACTTCTGTTGGTTGAAGTCTAAACTGTTAACCATAAAACTTGTCGTCTTGCATTTGTCGTGGCTTAACAAAGTCCGAATACTaggtttatgtttattttaagtttacaataaagtaaattaaaaggtgcgtttgtttttatttattttttatcattgttaACTGGGGAAGCTTAAATTTCGTATGATTGGAATGAAAGTTTGAGTTTGTTAAAGGTAATTGTTCTTCAAAAAGATACTTGAAGAAgtctctcttttaatttgcgagtatttaatttactgggtattgttacaatttaaaaattcgaaTATTCGACCACGGTGCGcacgaaaacgaaaaaagtcCCACTCGAGGGGGGCGAAGGTATAAAACGGAGGAACATCGAGCAGAGATAACGTACATCGAGGTCTTTTTCCGTCCGATTGTCTCAGGTTGTTTGTTCGTCAGATCTGTTGTCGGAGTGTGTAGGGGACTGAAAGGGGTGAGTGGTTGAGCGGCGAGAAAAGGGTGTGGAAACGTCGAGGATCCGAAGAGGTCGAGGAGGATCATACacattttcaagaaaaaaaatgttcgaaAGTTTCgtactaaataatttttaacaaaatttttatactgtttacacaattaaaagggctatcagaatcaagaaaaaatcatTACTCGGTAACAAAActcgaattaaaaatttcaagtttatttcgatccaaaaaaaaaaagcgtgAGTATAATTCGGTAAgccaatttaatgaatacgtacagtcggtggacaaataaaactgggacacttaaaatttaatctacagtgtggaaactacttatggaataaattcagtaatatcaaaactaatgacatttgtcgaaaaccctaaaacaggtcaatttttatttctcatagtgcttattttaaattgcctcacttgttcatgacgttatCCATTTTTCAGCTAttacgtcatcaccaattttttttaaatgacaacccccactttttttgtccgctttctgatagaccttcttactacctaaacgatgaatcaaaaaaattggtaccttacataacaatttttttgagaaaatgacaaattttacttcaaaaatttaattgacctcaaacaaaaacaaacaaacatctaaggttagtaacaaaatgtaacgcaaatgttgaaattgccccCCGCCAACTAGTTAGCACTCACATCTAAACATTGTAcaccgcgctcaataatgttagGGCTAATTTGTTCCTTTTCAGCCCGAATTCTGTGTCGTAattcttctaaattgtttggtctattgaAGTGAAtcctcgattttaaataaccacatagaaaaaaaattaaatacattaaaaattaaattaatagtcactttaataaatcttgacaaaaaaaaaaagaacagtACAGTATAAAGATGGTTGCGTTCAAATTTTTCGCGCGGTCATTTAGTTTGCCACCCCACCACGAGGATCGCTGCATTTTGTGTTGCCAACGTTTAACATACGAACTTTCAGTTCTGATATTAGGTGTTCTgtgatatttattaaaaacacgcaaAAAGAGAGGTTAggtttaaacagctgatcaaaGTTGTCAAGTTGTCATCCGTTGATGCCTGGTGCGTTCactgttcacaatcgactcttcaacgccaacttccacgccaaataaaaaaaaacacccgttatatttTTGTACTATGGCAGTCTGACAGatgacagctgtcaaactAGTTGATTGCCCCCGCATAGTTTTATAACTGTATCTTCCTTTGTTCGTTCGATTTTGAATTGTGGAATGTTTAATGAGGACGTCGCCGTAGAGCCGCGATGCAGCAGTGAGCAAGTCGCTTTCGCGTGATAGTTCccgaaaagaaaattttttcgagtGCAAAATGGCCACCAGGAGCAAACCCGGAAACAAGCATGACGATCAAAGCGTCGAGGTtagtattttgttaaaaaagtaGCGTCTCCAAGGCTCTCGCCTTTGTcaaacttttgaaaaagtttaaACTGTCAGAAGCCAATCAAAATCGCTAGTTCCTGTAAAGATGGACTGTTTTGGCAATGGCTCGGAATCAGTAAGCCACCCTCTGGCACGTCTTCACATTTTTCTTTCGATTTTTGACAGACCCTCGCCGAGGTCTTTCGCTGTTTCATCTGCATGGAGAAACTGCGAGACGCCCACCTGTGTCCGCACTGCTCCAAGCTGTGTTGCTACGTTTGCATCCGCCGGTGGCTGACCGAACAGCGATCTCAATGTCCTCATTGCCGGGCATCTTTGCATCTGCACGAATTGGTGAATTGCCGATGGGTGGAGGAAGTGACACAACAGCTGGACACGCTCCAGGCCGTCAACCTCAACAACAACAGAAGCGACGATAACGACAGGGACAAGTGCGTAGACCACACCGTCACGATTtcgcattttatttttcgtcaTTCAGATGTGCCACGCACTCGGAAAAATTGTCGGTCTACTGCTGGACCTGCCGCTGCTGCATCTGCCATCAGTGCGCCTTGTGGGGCGGCACCCACTCTGGACACACCTTCAAGCCCCTCGACGAGGTGTACGAACAGCACGTAACCCAGATCAAGGACGAAGTGACTCAGCTCCGCCGCCGACTCATGGAGCTGATCAGCATCGTCCAGGAAGTGGTAAGTTGTCGCCGGCGGTTGCGCTTCAggtttattctttttttttttgcgaaggAGCGCAACG encodes:
- the Prp19 gene encoding pre-mRNA-processing factor 19, whose protein sequence is MALCCALSNEVPEHPVVSPSSGAIFEKRLIEKYIQEHGKDPISGEELTVEKLIEIKTPPIVKPKPPSATSIPATLKLLQDEWDAVMLYSFTQRQQLQTARQELSHALYQHDAACRVIARLNKEVTAAREALATLKPQAGITTVPQPAVAAEAGGIANQPTEQAGMTDDVIEKLQDKASVLTLERKKRGKTVPEELATHEQLMAFKTLASHPGLHSASVPGILALDVHNSDTSKILTGGNDRNATVFNKDTEQVVAILKGHTKKVTKVIYHPDEDLVITASPDSTIRVWNVPTSQTTLLLRAHEGPVTGLSLHPTGDYVLSTSDQHWAFSDIRSGRLLTKVADQTNIPLTTALIHPDGLIFGTGTANSQVKIWDLQEQKNVANFTGHSGAITTIAFSENGFYLATAADDACIKLWDLRKLKNFKTLQLDEDYQIRDLCFDQSGTYLAVAGTDVRVYWCKQWQELKVFNDHTATATGVRFGKHARFIASTSMDRTLKLYGLE